The Paenibacillus macerans genome includes a window with the following:
- a CDS encoding ParB/RepB/Spo0J family partition protein, whose protein sequence is MNLNRLDLEEVEEETVRMKSKLEWVSLDRVLPNPKNPRRDPSVRTKEMQNTIETIGWEEPITCYESGNNFIILSGHPRWYAAKQLKQNRIPIYIVKAPKSEAEEMDRIGSVQGGQVEWSPFDQIKYTHDRWIASGKMSFHDLANELGISKGLVKSRIHVYEYYPEDEVEEKLNNRMYSITMLDYIYIWIKRLKNYHPDIVESLGEHYIRRLMLKKYEHRCFNSQLVNDKTFVRIATPDAIREFLTDANKKLQDCQLELTYFRNDKINYSLIISEIKSIRMGTNDETEEILFELDKLLTCFDQMKIYFESKIHRIEVNKFGEH, encoded by the coding sequence ATGAATCTGAACAGGTTGGATTTAGAAGAGGTTGAAGAAGAAACAGTGAGAATGAAAAGCAAACTTGAGTGGGTATCCTTAGACCGCGTATTACCGAATCCGAAAAACCCAAGAAGAGACCCATCTGTCAGGACAAAAGAAATGCAAAACACCATAGAAACGATCGGATGGGAAGAACCTATCACTTGTTACGAATCTGGAAATAACTTTATTATTTTATCAGGCCATCCGAGATGGTATGCAGCAAAACAGTTAAAACAAAACAGGATACCTATATATATTGTAAAAGCCCCTAAAAGCGAAGCAGAAGAAATGGACCGAATTGGCTCAGTACAGGGGGGACAAGTAGAATGGAGTCCGTTTGATCAAATTAAATATACTCATGATAGGTGGATTGCTTCTGGAAAAATGTCTTTTCATGATCTTGCTAATGAACTGGGTATTTCTAAAGGCTTGGTAAAATCAAGAATTCATGTTTATGAATATTATCCCGAAGATGAGGTCGAAGAAAAGCTTAACAATCGAATGTACTCTATAACAATGTTGGATTACATCTATATTTGGATCAAGCGACTCAAGAATTATCATCCTGATATCGTGGAATCTTTAGGAGAGCATTATATAAGGCGATTGATGCTAAAAAAATATGAGCATAGATGTTTTAACAGTCAATTAGTTAATGATAAAACATTTGTTAGAATCGCAACTCCTGATGCTATACGTGAATTTCTTACAGATGCAAATAAAAAGCTGCAAGATTGCCAATTAGAATTGACATATTTTCGTAATGATAAAATCAATTATTCATTAATCATATCTGAAATAAAAAGTATTCGAATGGGAACAAATGATGAAACCGAAGAGATATTGTTTGAATTAGACAAGTTATTGACCTGTTTTGATCAAATGAAGATATATTTTGAGTCTAAAATTCATAGGATTGAGGTGAATAAATTTGGAGAACATTAA
- a CDS encoding ParB/RepB/Spo0J family partition protein, whose amino-acid sequence MMTWASINEVVPNPKNPRSNLTVKAAEMQQIIKQKGWETGITCYEKDSKYIILSGHRRWYAAKKLKIKKVPVIIVEAPKSDDEELKRLGSVQGGKEDWTDYEWAKYTYEMWVTWGKCSFEELSQKMRRKNRWVAERVRVLQYYPHHEIEKGLIERTLSLKVLYRLIGWLEKLSIQKPELVAFFNLDLIRSTMLQKIENRLVNISDLKNEGFIRESSDEQLKSFLLDNKKKLSDYFLEIKDNNHLTIRTKSQPSQQNLRNITSCLNQTNLENITNFHEMLMHINIIRNEILKKQGQLKTLLQGEPCKS is encoded by the coding sequence ATGATGACCTGGGCAAGTATAAATGAGGTCGTTCCAAATCCCAAAAATCCAAGAAGCAATCTTACTGTCAAGGCAGCAGAAATGCAACAGATTATTAAACAAAAAGGTTGGGAAACCGGCATCACCTGTTATGAAAAAGATTCAAAATATATCATTCTTTCAGGACATAGAAGGTGGTATGCTGCAAAAAAACTAAAGATTAAAAAGGTTCCCGTTATCATAGTTGAGGCTCCAAAATCAGATGATGAGGAATTGAAACGTTTAGGAAGTGTACAGGGAGGAAAAGAAGATTGGACAGACTACGAATGGGCTAAGTATACCTATGAAATGTGGGTCACTTGGGGCAAGTGTTCATTTGAAGAGCTCTCCCAAAAAATGAGAAGAAAAAATAGATGGGTTGCTGAAAGAGTACGGGTACTCCAATATTATCCTCATCATGAAATAGAAAAAGGGCTGATAGAAAGAACCCTCAGTTTGAAAGTGTTATATCGTTTAATCGGATGGTTGGAAAAATTATCAATTCAAAAGCCAGAATTAGTTGCTTTTTTCAATCTTGATTTGATTAGATCCACCATGTTGCAAAAGATTGAAAATAGATTAGTTAATATTTCGGATTTGAAAAATGAAGGATTCATTCGAGAGTCTAGCGACGAGCAACTGAAGAGTTTTTTACTAGACAATAAAAAGAAATTGTCAGACTATTTCCTTGAAATAAAAGATAATAATCATTTAACTATAAGAACAAAAAGTCAACCATCTCAACAAAATCTTCGTAATATTACATCATGTTTAAACCAAACAAATCTAGAAAACATAACAAATTTCCACGAAATGTTGATGCATATTAATATCATTAGAAATGAAATTTTAAAAAAACAGGGCCAACTAAAAACTCTACTACAGGGAGAGCCCTGTAAAAGTTGA
- a CDS encoding Fic/DOC family protein yields the protein MYELGESRYCYPGSDVLINIPGFKEQKQLDAFERLVTADRLRILGLRPLKGNYDLKHLCDIHRFIFKDVYPFAGELREEDIAKGNFRFATVKFLVNQTNQLLNELKQDNYLKGLPFDGFVNKLTYYLTELNVLHPFREGNGRTQREFIRCLGLESGYLIDWTAVDPKTILSAMILSPINNTELRNVLNVLLKNRSD from the coding sequence ATGTATGAGCTAGGGGAATCAAGGTATTGTTATCCAGGTAGTGATGTATTAATTAACATTCCTGGATTTAAAGAGCAAAAGCAGCTTGATGCATTTGAGCGGTTGGTGACAGCAGACCGCTTGAGAATTCTAGGCTTGAGGCCATTAAAAGGAAACTATGATCTAAAGCACTTGTGTGATATCCATAGGTTTATTTTTAAAGATGTATATCCTTTTGCAGGCGAGTTACGTGAAGAAGATATTGCAAAGGGTAATTTTCGTTTTGCTACAGTTAAATTTTTGGTTAATCAAACCAATCAACTGCTTAATGAACTCAAACAAGATAATTATTTAAAAGGTTTACCCTTTGACGGTTTTGTAAATAAATTAACATATTATCTCACGGAATTAAACGTACTTCATCCTTTTAGAGAAGGCAACGGTAGAACTCAACGCGAGTTTATTCGTTGTCTGGGGCTCGAATCCGGATATTTAATAGATTGGACCGCTGTAGATCCTAAAACGATATTGTCCGCTATGATTCTGTCTCCTATTAATAATACTGAGTTAAGAAATGTTTTAAATGTATTGTTGAAAAATAGATCCGATTAG
- a CDS encoding TOTE conflict system archaeo-eukaryotic primase domain-containing protein → MNSIEHKLQLALLEIERLKQENENLRKELSKYQTTSSIAETVDDGTKDAVLDDNTINSVHNYSSPSEKIGLFRSLFKGRKDVYPIRWENKAGRSGYSPACGNEWTAVCKKPQVKCSECQHQDFLPVTDEVVSQHLDSRVNRTIGVYPMLLDETCWFLAMDFDKQKWQEDALAVMVVCREHGIPAALERSRSGEGGHIWIFFEENIDASLARKLGCAILTLTMGRRYEVGLDSYDRLFPNQDTLPRGGFGNLIALPLQGAPRKKGNSVFVDDHFRPYEDQWKFLAQLKKMDRQQVMDFVQTAARNGTILNVGYVDTDAKEENPWEQRQSFQADERINGPLPATVKVVLSDMIYIEKNGLPPAMVNRIFRLATFQNPDFYKTQAMRLSTFGKPRVISCAEDFPKHVALPRGCMQEVLELLRQHSIEPMITDERVAGSSTDFEFNGTLTMLQDAAARSILAHETGILSATTAFGKTVVAASIIARRKINTLVLVHRRELMDQWKERLSTFLNIDPKQIGIVGGGKEKRTGLVDIAVIQSLNKKGVVKEYIGEYGQIIVDECHHVSAFSFEQVLKRAKAKYVFGLTATPIRQDGHHPIVTMQCGPVRFRVDAKSQAASRGMEHKVIPRYTTFRLTEQLSNPGIQDIYQMLVTDEARNEMIFDDLLKCLDEGRSPILLTERTSHVEYFQDRLEKFAKNVIVLRGGMGKKQREALRQKIASVQDHEERVLIATGKLIGEGFDDARLDTLFLVHPISWKGTLQQYAGRLHRSHSNKTEVRIYDYVDLQVPILMSMFKKRVKGYKAMGYTGIELL, encoded by the coding sequence ATGAACAGTATTGAACATAAGCTTCAGCTGGCCTTGTTGGAAATTGAACGATTAAAACAAGAAAACGAAAACCTGAGAAAAGAATTATCCAAGTACCAGACGACCTCGTCAATTGCTGAAACTGTGGATGATGGAACTAAGGATGCCGTGCTCGATGACAACACGATTAACTCGGTTCACAATTATTCATCACCGTCTGAGAAGATCGGACTGTTTCGCAGTTTATTTAAAGGACGGAAAGATGTTTACCCTATACGCTGGGAAAACAAAGCGGGGAGATCGGGGTATTCTCCTGCTTGCGGAAACGAGTGGACAGCGGTTTGCAAGAAGCCGCAGGTGAAATGCTCGGAATGTCAGCATCAAGATTTTTTGCCTGTGACCGACGAAGTGGTTAGTCAACATTTAGATTCGAGAGTTAATCGAACCATTGGGGTCTACCCCATGCTCCTAGACGAGACATGTTGGTTTCTGGCCATGGATTTCGATAAGCAAAAATGGCAGGAAGATGCTCTGGCTGTTATGGTGGTGTGCAGGGAACATGGCATCCCCGCGGCTTTAGAACGTTCTCGTTCGGGAGAGGGAGGGCATATTTGGATCTTTTTTGAAGAAAATATAGACGCCAGTCTGGCCAGAAAGCTTGGATGTGCTATTCTAACGTTAACTATGGGCCGGAGATATGAGGTAGGCTTAGATTCCTATGACCGTCTTTTTCCAAACCAGGACACCCTTCCAAGAGGAGGATTTGGGAATTTAATTGCGCTTCCCTTACAGGGGGCTCCTAGAAAGAAGGGTAATAGCGTTTTTGTCGATGATCATTTTCGGCCTTATGAGGATCAATGGAAGTTCTTGGCTCAACTAAAGAAAATGGATCGGCAACAAGTTATGGATTTCGTCCAAACGGCTGCACGCAATGGAACTATTCTAAACGTTGGATACGTGGACACGGATGCGAAAGAAGAGAATCCTTGGGAACAGCGGCAAAGCTTCCAGGCCGATGAACGGATTAATGGGCCTTTGCCTGCAACTGTTAAGGTTGTTTTATCCGATATGATCTATATCGAGAAAAATGGCCTGCCGCCAGCCATGGTCAACAGAATCTTTCGCTTGGCCACTTTTCAAAATCCCGACTTTTACAAGACCCAGGCGATGAGACTGTCTACTTTTGGTAAGCCGCGTGTGATTAGCTGTGCGGAGGATTTTCCAAAACACGTTGCGCTTCCGAGAGGGTGTATGCAGGAAGTTCTGGAGCTTCTGCGTCAACACTCCATTGAACCGATGATCACGGATGAGCGAGTTGCGGGAAGCTCTACTGATTTCGAATTCAATGGAACTCTGACGATGCTGCAAGATGCGGCGGCAAGGTCGATTTTGGCTCATGAAACGGGAATTCTTTCAGCGACAACGGCTTTTGGCAAAACCGTCGTGGCTGCGTCGATCATAGCCAGGAGAAAAATAAACACCTTGGTGCTTGTTCATCGTCGTGAATTAATGGACCAATGGAAAGAACGGCTGAGCACTTTTTTGAATATCGATCCCAAACAGATTGGTATAGTTGGCGGCGGTAAAGAAAAGCGGACTGGCCTGGTTGATATTGCAGTCATTCAAAGCTTGAATAAAAAGGGAGTAGTTAAAGAATATATCGGCGAATACGGACAAATTATTGTTGACGAGTGCCACCATGTATCGGCTTTTAGCTTCGAGCAGGTGCTAAAAAGGGCGAAAGCAAAGTATGTATTCGGGTTGACTGCAACACCCATTCGACAAGATGGACATCATCCCATTGTTACTATGCAATGTGGTCCGGTTCGTTTTCGGGTAGATGCAAAGTCACAGGCAGCCTCCCGCGGAATGGAACATAAAGTCATCCCTAGATACACAACTTTCCGGTTAACAGAACAGCTATCAAATCCCGGCATACAGGATATCTATCAGATGCTGGTTACTGACGAAGCGAGGAACGAAATGATCTTTGACGATCTGCTGAAATGTCTAGACGAAGGCAGATCACCAATTCTGCTAACTGAACGTACGAGCCATGTAGAATATTTTCAAGATCGGCTTGAGAAGTTCGCCAAGAATGTCATTGTACTGCGCGGAGGAATGGGGAAGAAGCAGCGTGAGGCTCTGCGGCAGAAAATCGCCAGTGTGCAAGATCATGAAGAACGGGTGCTGATCGCGACAGGAAAACTCATTGGCGAAGGATTTGATGATGCACGGCTGGACACCTTATTTTTAGTGCACCCCATTTCATGGAAGGGAACGCTACAGCAATACGCAGGCCGCCTTCATCGCTCACACTCAAATAAAACGGAAGTCCGGATATACGATTATGTAGATCTGCAGGTTCCGATTTTAATGAGTATGTTCAAGAAAAGAGTTAAGGGGTACAAGGCGATGGGGTATACGGGGATTGAGCTTTTGTAG
- a CDS encoding helix-turn-helix transcriptional regulator, with translation MMKNWSEKKKELQSIDPIRMNELEAVAQLVNAIHQRRIELGWTQKELADKVGLHQESIARIENGGSIPRLDTVFKLAMALGMKLSLHGAEEAATVSIG, from the coding sequence ATGATGAAAAACTGGAGTGAAAAAAAGAAGGAGTTACAGTCTATAGATCCAATACGGATGAATGAGCTTGAAGCGGTTGCCCAACTCGTGAATGCTATTCATCAAAGACGAATTGAACTCGGATGGACACAAAAGGAACTGGCCGATAAAGTAGGGCTCCATCAGGAGTCTATTGCTCGTATTGAAAATGGCGGATCTATTCCCCGCTTAGATACCGTATTTAAATTAGCCATGGCTCTGGGGATGAAGCTAAGCTTGCATGGAGCGGAGGAGGCCGCAACTGTAAGTATAGGCTAA
- a CDS encoding type II toxin-antitoxin system RelE/ParE family toxin: MSGDIWELRPCHNRILFFGWKGNHLVLLHYFTKTTQKTPPKEIAVAKKRMDSWLLRKGRSD; this comes from the coding sequence ATTTCAGGTGATATATGGGAGCTACGCCCATGTCATAATCGAATTCTCTTTTTTGGATGGAAGGGAAATCATTTGGTTCTTCTACACTACTTCACTAAAACAACGCAAAAGACACCTCCAAAGGAAATTGCGGTTGCTAAAAAACGAATGGACAGTTGGTTATTGAGAAAAGGGAGGAGCGATTGA
- the cas2 gene encoding CRISPR-associated endonuclease Cas2 codes for MLVLITYDVQTTGVGGAARLRKVAKACQNYVQRVQNSVFECIVNAAQFTALKLELTQLIDEEKDSLRFYRLGNNYKTKVEHIGAKPSIDLEEPLIF; via the coding sequence ATGCTTGTACTCATTACTTATGATGTTCAAACAACAGGCGTGGGAGGGGCCGCGCGGCTCCGGAAAGTGGCTAAGGCATGTCAGAACTACGTGCAGCGGGTGCAGAATTCCGTGTTTGAGTGCATTGTGAATGCAGCCCAGTTCACTGCTCTGAAATTGGAGTTAACCCAGTTAATTGATGAAGAAAAAGATAGCTTGCGATTTTATCGGTTGGGCAATAACTACAAAACCAAAGTAGAGCATATTGGGGCCAAGCCATCGATAGATTTAGAGGAGCCGCTTATCTTCTAG